Proteins encoded in a region of the Streptomyces sp. NBC_00258 genome:
- a CDS encoding DNA-binding protein, protein MNDTVANGAVARGDATAVAEAEELLRAGAVLPPGTTGGGDRAVPVFTQAYRHPGLDGRIVVRLVAAEQGGGLGTGFLGLEPQGGPVEVGLGQPRALGFPEWVLVHHPSDGHLAMSLVEEMNKVARTAKSRPKKARAAYESIGERLAGSVPHFLPAFYEQAGRVFLAADERAYASQMFVNARKAETAHALPFDEARMDAVFLEFALAQAVPTKVLSSYAKGLSSRVPAATAFRHVRDLFIRLAANGLAPSSPGAGDLRRLAKAAAGRNALAQEIAYLREMLSQPGTVKAPPTWWKTHRPALLELTRQEPAFLATLLALMPSGWEREELPQWLDLLEKSGATAGLCDTTLPAEVRPADGTAGWTRRFLKLCEIDYRHLAPAELYPLVDRMAGTLRTELTTSEGTLPPPCGDVNLLDQLLAFGIPLADPWEGAALDLRAWAGCDQRRDLVALEADARFHAAFRNGCPQEEGRDGMRTVRALAECPGARPMLAAWVGEVSRWYVAAELPANAGHAGALRTLGWLPGEVLAVAEKAVREALSTGIAPALARSLRTGILDELGWPAWEEAVAAAPEKLDSMQNFEVSDAWPHLIVRLGLKIRVIGAEGTLLTHELNLPEKLTRYPSYANCHYVDGELFVWWSSYDSQDKEGYWHQNPSQVMPVEYAGYSRASRVGDDLGRVSLPLPKGGRATGGGVLRRGDTVVPPARQVISDGTSYWVWDRVGPERRDHTWFEYDPVSNAQGEPGLPDWFREGVRAAPEGSTLEAGWLLPDPSAVPGPMCSPVDGLLGWRVVTLPDGSRRGEDLAGRSVVVPPGTGQSPRWALEFPGTDRPLAVIRQYSEIRLLNADGVEMAGIPRDQTAGPFTAGTRLLPPLRFWHLLQPRDPLGSATLRQVDENTATALLTAAVAESVNTKDAESVENTTGQDEERAGADGRDRLAGVVRTLLPQVSHEALRTGIAGVLRFAADQQRILDVARTRLDAAVTGSVREERRAEPDDGTLTAALQGLGVNGDRWWSYRRSYHYYGGDDIFRLLRLFGEALRGITEPVPAGRLHLALPEQGCLRVMGWEDLPTLSALVALRAGTAGTGDHHREALDALLAELDARELAVLDPDHWRRVELRLDQSIFEGPGAGNYTSTGNVFPLHGGAFVVFPFGTDQHVDGGRVYGALFHDPSGRFEAPAPYTLVSAKPFVTGRTWAPGWFTAFRSELAARGPAPWFPAAAEEFARLTGITPTMARLVVAGVPMTDDGKRPVPAETLKAIGVKAADVGVARAALGCDSVQFANSGVWQAVLSALLPAEPSGLWTDGPDVAAAAEVFNRRVGRLTPLPEDVLHDAFRSLQHTAWWKPSDALRGFLDVAAEPRLTRDLNWSIANGYYLRSDGDGPGFGTDVLNGSVALAAWLAHRLPAGDPIRAVLPTVLTAIRERLANPHLLVSLGIRVGLESFRRAAGAPTETGGDFVRYGAVVVSTRDDDPMPVVAPVLLDPAGSDPHLAALFAGKRPSPGETSLRLVHDQRFAELLADPGDPVAGERDADGLWWPQDPARSVPDLVGEVAERCGIGEDAAVIYLMLLALPDPTDRNTASWTGWTKQRGGTARLRAARAELAATDLVVEGSRSRAGRSLFLPGGWAHLPQPHIPTERWKVPLYDLFDGEEAALGVIVPTGPVAALYREAWRRVLDGDEPRLNELEVPRPSRGRR, encoded by the coding sequence ATGAACGACACGGTGGCCAACGGCGCGGTGGCCCGGGGCGATGCGACGGCGGTGGCCGAGGCTGAGGAACTGCTGCGAGCCGGTGCGGTACTGCCGCCGGGGACGACCGGGGGCGGTGATCGGGCGGTGCCCGTGTTCACGCAGGCCTACCGGCATCCGGGCCTGGACGGCCGGATCGTCGTACGGCTGGTCGCCGCCGAGCAGGGAGGCGGGTTAGGCACCGGTTTCCTCGGGCTGGAACCCCAGGGTGGGCCGGTGGAGGTCGGTCTGGGGCAGCCGCGGGCGCTGGGCTTCCCGGAGTGGGTGCTGGTTCATCATCCCTCGGACGGCCACCTGGCCATGTCCCTGGTCGAGGAGATGAACAAGGTGGCGCGGACGGCGAAATCCCGGCCGAAGAAGGCGCGGGCCGCCTACGAGTCGATCGGCGAGCGGCTGGCGGGTTCCGTGCCGCATTTCCTGCCGGCCTTCTACGAGCAGGCGGGCCGGGTGTTCCTGGCCGCCGACGAGAGGGCCTACGCGTCCCAGATGTTCGTCAACGCGCGCAAGGCCGAGACGGCGCACGCGCTGCCGTTCGACGAGGCACGCATGGACGCCGTGTTCCTCGAGTTCGCCCTGGCCCAGGCCGTGCCGACGAAGGTACTTTCCAGCTATGCCAAGGGACTGTCCTCCCGGGTACCGGCCGCCACGGCGTTCCGGCACGTACGCGACCTCTTTATACGCCTGGCCGCCAACGGGCTGGCTCCGTCGAGTCCGGGCGCGGGTGATCTGCGCAGACTGGCGAAGGCGGCCGCGGGCAGGAACGCGCTCGCGCAGGAGATCGCCTATCTGCGCGAGATGCTGTCCCAGCCCGGTACCGTCAAGGCACCGCCCACCTGGTGGAAGACCCACCGGCCGGCCCTGCTGGAACTCACCCGGCAGGAACCCGCCTTCCTCGCCACCCTGCTGGCACTGATGCCCTCGGGATGGGAACGGGAAGAACTGCCCCAGTGGCTCGACCTGTTGGAGAAGTCCGGTGCCACCGCCGGCCTCTGCGACACCACCCTGCCCGCCGAAGTGCGTCCCGCCGACGGCACGGCAGGCTGGACCCGCAGATTCCTGAAACTGTGCGAGATCGACTACCGCCACCTCGCTCCGGCGGAACTGTATCCGCTCGTCGACCGCATGGCCGGCACTCTGCGCACCGAACTCACCACATCCGAGGGCACGTTGCCGCCCCCGTGCGGTGATGTGAACCTCCTCGACCAGCTGCTGGCCTTCGGCATTCCGCTGGCGGATCCGTGGGAGGGCGCTGCACTGGATCTGAGGGCGTGGGCGGGCTGCGATCAACGGCGCGATCTCGTCGCCCTCGAAGCCGACGCCCGCTTCCATGCGGCGTTCCGCAATGGCTGCCCCCAGGAGGAAGGACGGGATGGCATGCGGACCGTCCGCGCCCTGGCCGAGTGCCCTGGTGCGCGGCCGATGCTCGCCGCGTGGGTGGGCGAGGTCAGCCGGTGGTACGTCGCCGCGGAGCTTCCCGCGAACGCCGGTCACGCCGGTGCTCTCAGGACGCTGGGCTGGCTGCCGGGCGAGGTACTGGCGGTCGCCGAGAAAGCGGTACGAGAAGCGCTGAGCACCGGCATCGCCCCGGCACTGGCCCGCTCTCTGCGGACGGGGATCCTCGACGAACTCGGCTGGCCCGCCTGGGAAGAGGCGGTCGCGGCGGCGCCCGAAAAGCTGGATTCGATGCAGAATTTCGAGGTCTCGGATGCCTGGCCGCACCTCATCGTGCGGCTCGGCCTGAAGATCCGCGTGATCGGCGCGGAGGGCACCCTGCTCACGCACGAGCTGAACCTCCCCGAGAAGCTGACGCGCTACCCCAGCTATGCCAACTGTCACTATGTGGACGGCGAGTTGTTCGTCTGGTGGAGTTCGTACGACTCGCAGGACAAGGAGGGTTACTGGCACCAGAACCCTTCCCAGGTGATGCCGGTCGAGTACGCCGGCTACTCCCGTGCCTCCCGTGTGGGAGACGACCTGGGCCGCGTCTCCCTCCCGCTCCCCAAGGGCGGCCGGGCCACCGGTGGCGGCGTACTGCGCCGAGGAGACACCGTCGTGCCACCGGCTCGGCAGGTGATCAGCGACGGGACGTCGTACTGGGTGTGGGACCGCGTGGGGCCCGAGCGGCGGGACCACACCTGGTTCGAGTACGACCCGGTCAGCAACGCACAGGGCGAACCCGGGCTGCCGGACTGGTTCAGGGAGGGTGTGCGCGCCGCGCCGGAGGGAAGCACCCTGGAGGCGGGCTGGCTGCTGCCCGACCCCTCCGCCGTACCCGGTCCGATGTGTTCCCCGGTGGACGGGCTGCTCGGCTGGCGGGTGGTGACGCTGCCCGACGGCTCGCGGCGGGGCGAGGACCTGGCCGGGCGCTCGGTCGTCGTACCGCCCGGGACCGGCCAGAGCCCGCGGTGGGCACTGGAGTTCCCCGGCACCGACCGGCCGCTGGCGGTGATCAGGCAGTACAGCGAGATCCGTCTGCTCAACGCGGACGGCGTGGAGATGGCCGGGATCCCCCGGGACCAGACCGCCGGACCCTTCACCGCGGGCACTCGCCTGCTGCCGCCCCTGCGCTTCTGGCACTTGCTCCAGCCCCGCGACCCGCTGGGCTCCGCGACGCTCCGCCAGGTCGACGAGAACACCGCGACGGCCCTGCTGACGGCCGCCGTGGCCGAGTCCGTGAACACCAAGGACGCCGAGAGCGTCGAGAACACGACCGGCCAGGACGAGGAGCGCGCGGGAGCGGACGGCCGGGACCGGCTGGCCGGAGTGGTCCGTACCCTGCTGCCGCAGGTCTCCCATGAGGCACTGCGCACGGGCATCGCCGGGGTGCTGCGGTTCGCCGCCGACCAGCAGCGCATCCTGGACGTGGCGCGCACCCGGCTCGACGCGGCGGTCACGGGCAGTGTCCGGGAGGAGCGCCGGGCCGAGCCCGACGACGGCACGCTCACCGCGGCACTGCAGGGCCTCGGCGTCAACGGCGACCGGTGGTGGTCGTACCGCAGGTCGTACCACTACTACGGCGGTGACGACATCTTCCGGCTGCTGCGGCTGTTCGGGGAGGCCCTGCGGGGCATCACCGAACCGGTCCCGGCAGGTCGTCTGCACCTCGCTCTGCCCGAACAGGGTTGTCTGCGCGTCATGGGCTGGGAGGACCTGCCTACACTGTCCGCGCTGGTGGCTCTCCGGGCCGGTACGGCGGGCACCGGGGACCACCACCGGGAGGCGCTGGACGCGCTCCTCGCCGAACTCGACGCCCGGGAACTCGCGGTGCTGGACCCGGACCACTGGCGCCGGGTCGAACTGCGCCTGGACCAAAGCATCTTCGAGGGGCCCGGCGCAGGGAATTACACGTCCACGGGGAACGTGTTCCCGCTGCACGGCGGCGCGTTCGTCGTCTTCCCCTTCGGCACGGATCAGCACGTCGACGGGGGCCGGGTGTATGGGGCGCTCTTCCACGATCCGTCCGGGCGGTTCGAGGCGCCCGCTCCGTACACCCTGGTGTCCGCCAAGCCGTTCGTCACAGGGCGGACATGGGCGCCCGGCTGGTTCACGGCCTTCCGGTCCGAGCTCGCCGCGCGCGGTCCGGCGCCCTGGTTCCCGGCCGCTGCCGAGGAGTTCGCCCGGCTCACCGGTATCACTCCGACCATGGCCCGGCTGGTGGTGGCCGGAGTACCGATGACCGACGACGGGAAAAGGCCCGTGCCCGCCGAGACGCTGAAGGCCATCGGAGTGAAGGCGGCCGATGTGGGGGTGGCGCGAGCGGCTCTGGGCTGCGACTCCGTGCAGTTCGCGAACTCCGGCGTCTGGCAGGCCGTCCTTTCGGCGCTGCTGCCCGCCGAGCCGTCCGGGCTGTGGACGGACGGCCCGGACGTGGCCGCGGCGGCGGAGGTCTTCAACCGGCGGGTGGGCCGGCTGACGCCCCTGCCCGAGGACGTGCTCCACGACGCGTTCCGCTCGCTGCAGCACACCGCGTGGTGGAAACCGTCCGACGCGCTGCGTGGGTTCCTGGACGTGGCGGCGGAACCGCGGTTGACCCGTGATCTGAACTGGTCGATCGCCAATGGCTATTACCTCCGCTCCGACGGGGACGGGCCCGGCTTCGGCACCGACGTCCTGAACGGTTCGGTGGCCCTGGCTGCCTGGCTTGCCCACCGCCTTCCGGCCGGCGATCCGATTCGCGCCGTCCTGCCCACGGTGCTGACCGCGATACGTGAACGGCTGGCCAACCCGCACCTGTTGGTCAGCCTCGGGATACGGGTCGGTCTGGAGTCCTTCCGCCGGGCTGCCGGGGCTCCCACGGAGACCGGCGGCGACTTCGTGCGCTACGGCGCGGTGGTGGTGTCCACCAGGGACGACGATCCCATGCCCGTGGTCGCCCCGGTGCTGCTGGACCCGGCCGGGAGCGACCCCCACCTGGCGGCGCTGTTCGCCGGCAAGCGGCCGAGCCCGGGGGAGACCTCCCTCCGCCTCGTCCACGACCAGCGGTTCGCGGAGTTGCTCGCCGATCCCGGCGACCCGGTGGCCGGCGAGCGCGACGCGGACGGTCTGTGGTGGCCGCAGGACCCGGCCCGGTCGGTGCCCGACCTCGTCGGTGAAGTGGCCGAGCGCTGCGGCATCGGCGAGGACGCCGCCGTCATCTATCTGATGCTGCTGGCCCTGCCGGATCCCACCGATCGCAACACCGCGAGCTGGACGGGCTGGACGAAGCAGCGCGGTGGAACGGCCCGGCTGCGGGCCGCCCGTGCCGAACTCGCCGCCACCGATCTCGTGGTCGAGGGCAGTCGCAGCCGAGCCGGACGCTCACTGTTCCTGCCCGGCGGCTGGGCCCACCTCCCGCAGCCGCACATTCCGACGGAGCGGTGGAAGGTGCCGCTGTACGACCTGTTCGACGGCGAGGAAGCCGCCCTGGGCGTCATCGTGCCGACCGGCCCCGTGGCCGCTCTCTACCGCGAGGCCTGGCGACGCGTCCTGGACGGCGACGAACCCCGCCTGAACGAACTGGAAGTACCGCGACCGAGCAGGGGCCGCCGCTGA